The Papaver somniferum cultivar HN1 chromosome 3, ASM357369v1, whole genome shotgun sequence genome includes a region encoding these proteins:
- the LOC113356975 gene encoding uncharacterized protein LOC113356975 isoform X2 encodes MITRPKLAEQLREYQIRSKHDWASVSFFTSTANLNSTSRVDVLISVAWELIILAFLVFSAVSLYFRRLSEYLILVYCHIFPRGTAFITHPHTEKKVMDTELY; translated from the exons aTGATTACTCGTCCGAAACTTGCTGAACAACTTAGAGAATATCAAATACGGTCTAAACATGATTGGGCATCTGTTTCTTTCTTTACTTCTACTGCTAATCTCAATTCAACTTCAAG GGTGGATGTGCTGATATCTGTTGCATGGGAGCTAATTATTCTTGCATTCCTAGTTTTTTCCGCAGTTTCTTTGTATTTTAG GCGTCTCTCGGAGTACTTAATCCTAGTCTATTGTCATATTTTTCCTCGTGGCACGGCATTTATAACACACCCACACACAGAAAAAAAGGTCATGGATACGGAATTGTATTGA
- the LOC113356975 gene encoding uncharacterized protein LOC113356975 isoform X1, translating to MITRPKLAEQLREYQIRSKHDWASVSFFTSTANLNSTSRVDVLISVAWELIILAFLVFSAVSLYFRYMQLAFILICITMLLLVCMKIWKQMRLAGKKKRRMLLPLSM from the exons aTGATTACTCGTCCGAAACTTGCTGAACAACTTAGAGAATATCAAATACGGTCTAAACATGATTGGGCATCTGTTTCTTTCTTTACTTCTACTGCTAATCTCAATTCAACTTCAAG GGTGGATGTGCTGATATCTGTTGCATGGGAGCTAATTATTCTTGCATTCCTAGTTTTTTCCGCAGTTTCTTTGTATTTTAGGTATATGCAACTTGCCTTTATCTTAATATGCATTACTATGCTGTTACTTGTCTGCATGAAAATCTGGAAACAAATGAGACTGGccgggaagaagaaaagaagaatgctTTTACCATTATCAATGTAA
- the LOC113356974 gene encoding 4-coumarate--CoA ligase-like 5 translates to MLMANEMITVDPESGFCESNSIFYSKRKQLLLPCNENLDITTFLSSKVHRGKTAYIDSSTGKSLTFSQLWKAVDSVSSFLSVDLKIRKGDVILILSPNSIFFPVICLSVMSLGAIITTTNPLNTPQEIDKQIADSNPILAFTTQSLSPKLASTNLPVILIGDSTPITRSLSATTKPLIIASLEEMMRKEPSPYRVKERVGLDDTATLLYSSGTTGVSKGVISSHGNLIAMVQTVSNRLKDSDGSQTYVCTVPMFHIYGLCAFASGLLACGSTVVVLSKFELDEMLSAVERYRATCLPLVPPILVALINNAENIWKKFDLSSLKTVLCGGAPLSKEVTEGFVERYPNVSILQGYGLTETTGIGASTDSQEESRRYGTAGLLSPSMEAKIVDPETGTALQVNQAGELWVRGPTVMKGYFSNMEATISTINSEGWLRTGDICYIDNGGYIFVVDRLKELIKYKGYQVPPAELEALLLTHADISDAAVIPFPDKEVGQFPMAYVVRKAGSKLTGNEIMEFVAKQVASYKKIRRVSFVSAIPKNLSGKILRKDLIKLATSKLSRI, encoded by the exons ATGTTAATGGCGAACGAGATGATTACAGTCGATCCCGAAAGTGGGTTTTGTGAATCGAATTCGATTTTTTATAGTAAACGAAAACAATTACTTCTACCTTGCAATGAAAACTTAGATATTACAACTTTCCTTTCTTCAAAAGTTCACAGAGGAAAGACTGCGTATATTGATTCTTCAACTGGTAAAAGCTTAACATTTTCACAATTATGGAAAGCTGTTGATTCagtatcttcttttctttctgtTGACTTAAAGATACGTAAAGGTGATGTAATTCTTATTCTTTCTCCGAATTCTATATTTTTCCCTGTAATTTGTCTCTCGGTTATGTCTCTTGGAGCTATCATTACAACAACTAATCCACTCAACACACCTCAAGAAATCGATAAACAAATTGCCGATTCAAACCCCATTCTAGCTTTCACTACTCAGTCTCTTTCACCTAAACTCGCTTCTACTAATCTTCCAGTCATTCTTATCGGAGATTCTACTCCAATTACCCGATCATTATCGGCAACTACTAAACCTTTAATCATTGCATCACTGGAAGAAATGATGAGAAAAGAACCGAGTCCGTACCGTGTTAAAGAACGAGTTGGTTTGGATGATACAGCAACATTACTATACTCGTCAGGAACAACAGGAGTAAGTAAAGGAGTAATTTCGTCGCACGGAAATTTGATAGCAATGGTTCAAACTGTATCAAATCGGCTGAAGGATTCAGATGGAAGCCAAACATATGTGTGCACTGTTCCGATGTTCCATATCTACGGTTTATGTGCATTTGCATCAGGATTATTAGCATGCGGATCAACTGTTGTAGTTCTTTCGAAATTTGAACTTGATGAAATGTTGTCAGCAGTTGAAAGATATAGAGCAACATGTTTACCTTTGGTACCTCCAATACTGGTTGCACTCATAAACAATGCTGAAAATATTTGGAAGAAATTTGACTTGAGTTCTTTAAAAACGGTTTTATGTGGTGGTGCCCCTTTAAGTAAAGAAGTAACTGAAGGGTTTGTAGAGAGATACCCGAATGTTTCGATACTTCAAGGATACGGGTTGACAGAAACTACAGGAATTGGAGCATCCACAGATTCGCAAGAGGAGAGCAGAAGGTATGGTACCGCTGGGTTATTGTCGCCAAGTATGGAAGCCAAGATTGTTGATCCGGAAACGGGTACAGCTTTGCAAGTAAATCAAGCAGGCGAGCTTTGGGTTCGTGGTCCTACTGTTATGAAAG GTTATTTCAGTAACATGGAAGCTACCATATCCACAATAAATTCTGAAGGATGGTTAAGAACAGGTGATATCTGCTATATCGACAATGGCGGTTATATCTTTGTGGTTGATAGGTTGAAGGAGCTGATCAAATACAAGGGCTATCAG GTTCCTCCTGCTGAACTTGAGGCATTGCTGCTTACTCACGCGGATATTTCAGATGCTGCTGTTATCCC ATTTCCAGACAAGGAAGTAGGCCAATTTCCCATGGCATATGTGGTTAGAAAAGCTGGAAGTAAACTGACAGGAAATGAAATTATGGAGTTTGTAGCGAAACAG GTAGCTTCATACAAGAAAATTCGACGCGTTTCATTTGTGTCGGCTATCCCAAAAAACCTATCAGGGAAAATTCTAAGGAAGGATCTCATTAAACTTGCGACCTCCAAGCTCTCCAGGATTTGA